Within Dehalococcoidia bacterium, the genomic segment CAGTATCTGACGCCCTCGGCCGAACGGACAGGTGGGCTCGAAGGATTTACCTTCATCGGCTCAGGGCAGTCCCGGTCAGGCACGCCGCAAGCGCTGTCCGAGAGGCACGATGAAGCCCTCGCTGAGGATTTCGCTCGTTGATATTTCTCGACACCTCTGCGATTTTGGCTCTCGCCAACACACGAGACTCGCACCACGAAGAGGCCGTGGCCTCGCTCGAGAGCGTGGTGGCCGAAGGTCAAGCGTTGCTCACCCACAACTACGTCCTGGTGGAGTCTGCGGCACTGCTGCAGAACAGGCTCGGACTGGAGAGTTCGCTTGCATTTCTGTCGGATGCTGAGCGGTTCACCGTCCACTGGGTCTCTCCGTCCGATCATGCTGCCGCTGTCGAGATAGTGGCGGACCGCAATCTGCGTGGGCTAAGCCTCGTGGACTGCATGAGCTTCGTCGTTATGCGACAGTACTCCGTCAACACGGCGCTCGCTTTCGACGCGGACTTTGAGGCCGAGGGTTTCGAGACGGCTAGTTCGCTAACCCCGTAGCGCTGTGCAGGTCGAGTTCGAACTAGAGCTTTCCAAACTCTCATTCAATGCGTGCTGGCAGTGAATTCCTGATTCCTTAACCTCACTGCCTATCACCGGTGTCATGCCTAATAAGGCAATTCCCCTTCTCGACTCCGACGATCTAAGTCATCCCAGATATGCAGAAATGCTGCGATCTGCCCAGTGAGACCCAACTCTAAGTCTCTAGCCGGCTTGATCGGAGGAAGGACATTCTGTCTTCTTATGTCCCAGATTCCCGAATACCAAAGGTCACCCCACGATTCATTCTGTGCCTTCGCTTTATTCATCAGGTAGACAATGAATTGACGAGCTTGTCGAGAAGGCCGATCTGAGTTGAACCAGAGTTTAAGTGCCTGATAATCCCCCCCAACGGTTCGCAGGCCGACCTCCGGACGCACTGTGATCGTTAGACCGGCAATCGTCACATCGGTAGGAGGGACCGTGAAG encodes:
- a CDS encoding PIN domain-containing protein, with the translated sequence MIFLDTSAILALANTRDSHHEEAVASLESVVAEGQALLTHNYVLVESAALLQNRLGLESSLAFLSDAERFTVHWVSPSDHAAAVEIVADRNLRGLSLVDCMSFVVMRQYSVNTALAFDADFEAEGFETASSLTP